In Candidatus Paceibacterota bacterium, the sequence GTTATATTTTAGCTCCTACTTTGGGAATTTTAGTTGCAATTTCAATTGCACTGCATAATTTTCCAGAAGAGTTTGTAATGGCAGTGCCGTTGGTGATTGCAAAAAACAAAAAAAGATTAATCCAGCTTGGGATAATCTCTGCTCTCGCAGAGCCATTCGGTGCCGTGGTAGGATTGATTGCAGTTTCTGTTGCGCCGAAATTTAATCCCTTTTTTGTTGCTTTTGCTGCGGGATGTATGATTTTTATTTCAGTTCACGAACTTTATCCGATGGCAAAAAGATATAGAAAACCAATATATTTTATTTTCGGATTTATATTTAGTATTTTTGTTTATATTGGATTAAATTTATTTCTGAAATAAAAATTTTTCTATCTCTTTTCTATTTTTTTAATTTCATCTCTAATTCTTGCAGCTCTTTCAAAGTTAAGTTCCTGGGCTGCTTTTTGCATTTCTTTTTTTAAAAAATTTGTATCCGTAATTTTAGCTAACTCGCTAATATCTGTAATTTCTTTTTTTGCTTTTGAAAAATCCCATTCTCGAATTGCTTTCTTTATTGCTTGGGGCGTAATATTATTTTCCTTATTATGTTTTTCTTGGATTTTTCTTCTTCTTTCAGTTTCCTTTATTGCATTTTTCATTGAATTTGTAATCTCATCCGCATACATTATTATTCTCCCATTTGGATGTCGCGCAGCTCTTCCCATTGTTTGGACCAATGTAGTTTCATTCCTTAAAAAGCCTTCTTTATCAGCATCTAAAATTGCAATTAAGGCAACTTCTGGCAAATCAAGGCCTTCACGCAAAAGATTTATACCCACTAATATATCATATTTTCCTTCACGCAAATCTCGTAAAATTCCTGGTCTTTCTAGGGTTTTAACTTCGGAATGTAAATATTGAACCTTAAAACCTTTTTCTTCTAAATAATCCGACAAATCCTCTGCAAGTCTTTTTGTTAGCGTCGTTACAAGGACTCGTTCTTTTTTGTCTACAGCTTTTTGAACTTCCGAGATTAAGTTTTCAATTTGATTTTCGGTTGTCCTTATTTCAATTTTAGGATCAAGGAGTCCCGTTGGTCTTATTAAGACCTCGGTAAGCAATTTTTGTTTTTTAGATTTAATTTTTTCTATTTCGTATTTTCCTGGAGTCGCTGAAATATAACTGACTTGATTGATTTTTTTTTCAAATTCTTCAAATTTAAGGGGTCTATTATCGAGGGCAGAGGGTAGGCGAAAACCATATTCAACTAAAGTTTCTTTCCTTGCTTTATCGCCTCTGTACATTGAATAAAGTTGGGGAATTGTCATATGCGATTCATCTATTAAAATCAAAAAATCCCCTGGGTAATAATCTAGTAAAGAAAATGGCGGACTCCCGGGCTCTCTAAATTCAAAATGTCTTGAATAGTTTTCGATACCACTACACCAACCGGTCTCTTTTATCATTTCGATATCATAATTCACTTGCCTTTCCAATCTTTTTGCTTCAAATAATTTCTTCTGTTTTTTTAATTCTTTTAATCTTTCATCGAGTTCAAGCTTAATACTTGAAATTGCCAATGGATTTTTATCTGGAGGTGTTACCCAAAATTTAGCAGGGAAAAATCTGTATTTTTTTATTTCTGAAAATTTCCCGTCCGGATTTTTTGCATTTCCATTTAAAAATATTTTTGATATTTCATTCGTTGAAAGTTCAATTTTAATTATTTCCTCACCAGTAGGGGAGAATATTTCTACAATATTGCCCCTTACCCTGAATTTTCCCGCGGAAAAATCAATTTCATTTCTTTCGTATTGAAGCTTTATTAAATTTTTTAACAATTCTTTTCTTTGAATTTTTTGATCTTTTTTAATCAAAAAAGAAATATTTTTATAATTTTCAGGAGAGCCAATGTTGTATATGCAAGAAACAGAGGCAACAATAATGGTATCGTTCCTGGAC encodes:
- the uvrB gene encoding excinuclease ABC subunit UvrB — translated: MKFNLKTDLELIKSQKEAVNKITKNLKEKEKHNVLLGVTGCGKTFIMANVIEKIQKPTLVISHNKTLAAQLYQEFKDFFPENSVHYFVSYYDYYQPEAYIPQTDTYIAKDAKINDVIDRLRHEATQGILSRNDTIIVASVSCIYNIGSPENYKNISFLIKKDQKIQRKELLKNLIKLQYERNEIDFSAGKFRVRGNIVEIFSPTGEEIIKIELSTNEISKIFLNGNAKNPDGKFSEIKKYRFFPAKFWVTPPDKNPLAISSIKLELDERLKELKKQKKLFEAKRLERQVNYDIEMIKETGWCSGIENYSRHFEFREPGSPPFSLLDYYPGDFLILIDESHMTIPQLYSMYRGDKARKETLVEYGFRLPSALDNRPLKFEEFEKKINQVSYISATPGKYEIEKIKSKKQKLLTEVLIRPTGLLDPKIEIRTTENQIENLISEVQKAVDKKERVLVTTLTKRLAEDLSDYLEEKGFKVQYLHSEVKTLERPGILRDLREGKYDILVGINLLREGLDLPEVALIAILDADKEGFLRNETTLVQTMGRAARHPNGRIIMYADEITNSMKNAIKETERRRKIQEKHNKENNITPQAIKKAIREWDFSKAKKEITDISELAKITDTNFLKKEMQKAAQELNFERAARIRDEIKKIEKR